ATCGTGGATGTATTTCATGTCGCGCATTCGACGTGTTTATGGGCAAGCCAATCCACTTTTGATTGTCTCTGATCAACATATCTCCATTGCCAATGCTATCAGGAATGAGTTACCAAATGCCACCCACGGCCTATGCTACTACCATTTGCAAAATAACCTGAAGCATTACGGTAAGGTAGTGGTAGAGTTGTATCGACAAGCTGCATTTGCGTACGAGAAATCTGAGTTCACTAGGGCTATGAACGCCCTAAAGGTTATGAAGAGAGTCGCGTACGATAAACTAATGGGGATTGGGCCGGAAAAGTGGGCTCGTTCGATGTGTCTTATGCCTGTGCAACGGTACAGTTTTATGACATTAAATGCTGCTGAAGCTTTTAATGCCAGTTTGTTGTGGGCAAGAAGACTTCCTATCTGCTCAATGTTAGAGGCAATCAGACTTGTTATTGAGAAATGGTTCAGCGAGCGAATAAGAGCTGCACAACAAAACGAGGAACCCTTGACTGCTGAGGCCAGTAAAAGGGTAGCTATTGATGTCCAAAAAAGTCGTCAATACACTGCACAAAGGTTGAGTGGCCGGAAGTATAAGGTGCAAACTGCTGACAGAAGCTTTAAGGTGGATCTGGAGAAGAAAAAATGCGAATGTCGAGCATTTCAGCTAGACCAACTGCCATGTTCTCATTCAATCGCTGCAATAAGGTACGAGCATTATCTCTAAGGCGGGTTCATTGAAATGTAAATATGTTCTAATGTTCGTTATATTGATTATTGTCGGAGGTTGTTTTTATAGTGAGACAGGTGATACGATCGCGGAGTATGTAGACGCTTACTACACGAATGAATTTCTTATCGATAGTTACTCTGGCGAAGTTAATAATCTCCCGCCGAGACACCAGTGGTTAATTCCTGAGTACATCGCTGAGAGTGTTGTATTACCTCTGATTGTAAAAGGACAATCGGGGCGCCCAAAAGAAGGTAGACATCGAGGTGGTGGTGAAGGCAACAGCACACAAGCAGATGAGTCTTCTAGTATCAGGCGTCGTAAACCAAAGAAGTGCAGCATCTGCCATGAAGAAGGACACAGCAAGAGAACGTGCGCTGGCAAGGCGACTGAGCCCAGGAAGTAGTGGTTCGTATTTGTGTGTTGTAacagttaatgatattgattgaattatcttattattcgataAGCTGAAATGATTAACTGGAAATAAAGTTCGTTGAATAACCAAATAAACCACACATGAATATAACAATATACAACACTATGTAAAACCAAGTCTAGTGAATCGGGCATTCGCAGTTTCGCAGTTTCCCGGATCTactgaatgacgagccggctcgtggggtcgagcatccctcacagggccCCGAACACTCTGACTGCGAGTCATACGAGGTTGTCTAGCTACATCCTCCTCGTCCCCGCGCTCCTCCACAACACGAGCTCTGGTGTGCTGTGGAAATTGGACACCCCGAGCTAATGGGTTCTCAGGGGATTTGAATCTCACCGAGAGTTCGCCCGGTGTCAGCGCTGATATGAAGTAGTTACTCTTCATCTCGTGTTGATCGGGGTTCAGACCCAGGACACCACCCTAGAAAGCAGCATAGATAATATCTTAGAACATAAGTATAACCAGTAACGGTGAAAcactaaatctaaaataattgaTTACCTGTCCCTCAAATAGATCTCGCAAACCATGAAGCCGGGGCTTACCCCTGAAATTCCATCTCAAACATCGAGGGTACGCTGTCGGATCACCACTAGATGCTGCCACCATCTGTTCGAAGCCCGGGACGCGCTCCAATGCCCAGAcatataaagcccacgaaggaccgtagaagtgatacttctCGCCGGTTCCTATCTCTGTCGTATAATGGCATAACGTCTTATATGAATACGCGCCccaggggaatctatcaaatgcaTCCAGATCATCCACCAACACCCAAAGCCACGGCTGTACCCGCGTATCCAACCCAAGAACAATGGTGTGAGCCACACACACGAGGACAGCACGAAGGTACAGGCTCCCATCCTCATCATCTACTCGACGATCCAAATTGCACACGCGTTTAATGAGCGCGTGTATGGTCATGGTTCGCCCACCGCAGAATCGTCGGTATGCCTCCACGCGACTACAGTCGTGCTGTAATGTCGCATCGAACATCGTTGGACCGAAATTGAGCCCAGTCACTAATGCGTAGTCCGTGGGGGAAAATCTGACTCGTGCTCCGCACAGAAAGAAGCACATCTCATCGTCTTCTGACACAATCTGCCTCGATACAATATGGTGCAATGCTCTATTGCTCTTCATGCCGGGTCTCCAATCAGTGAAATGCCCAAAACATGACTCTCTAAATCTTCCCAATAACCCTTCATTGCACTCATTGCCGACCAAAATTAAAGTGCGCATCAGGTCCGGAAAAGAAGAATCCCTATAGTATGTGCTGATAGCTACCTCCGTATGGTCAATAGTGTCGGAACGAAGATATGGGACATCcgcctattcatttacaaaatgaaaaccatattaaattcagtaaaatattaaaaaataatacaaatagaaaaatacataaaaaaagtaaaatatgcaGCAAAAACATGTGTCCGGCCAGTGAATTAACTAACAAACACTGTTAAACAAGGCAATCAACACTTAAACAATTTAATTCATAAGCAAtactaattcaataattaacacttaaacaatataattaaattaaattcagtacaATAGTTATAATTACTATAAACATAACAGTAGATAAAATAGACGATTTTCTGCCGATATataatgtgtccggccggtgaagttgTCAGAAAAATGTGTCCGGCCAGGAACATTTTTTCTAAACAATGTTCCGGTCGGACACATTTTTCCGGCCACTTAGTCGGCTGGACACATCTTTTTTATTCGTGTTTTCATGTTTTATACACAATTTAAAAGTTAAAAGttag
The genomic region above belongs to Salvia miltiorrhiza cultivar Shanhuang (shh) chromosome 5, IMPLAD_Smil_shh, whole genome shotgun sequence and contains:
- the LOC131024696 gene encoding uncharacterized protein LOC131024696 isoform X4 — its product is MEPMIDPSSSIPELIKFIKYSFRKCEFDEVQNTLMEREKSMKVEMEKLVRECDELKKQVDFLERSKGYSELEKCDLEEKLRESQKKGEELDKMIVQTNEKFEKLRSEKHDVENELVRSIGKCEEMDERLAKMGKEIEELRRESLCANKTIEELKAKEIEADRVVQELKRQNNEAAAAIDTELEKNMQNGEVNPEEDRATESPEFPAISGSHASVMQSGGEVPAEKTVSSSSAAGKTKRRKISTSATPSNCHSLPSSRIEERAGALQKSRTGHRIDSTDSDDSISAGYTNNLIATIESKGNNKKVGTAALPPPRCPLLSPHCSLAPSRCTTPVVEHNIAERDKEVKERSDSGEKHIWSSFTRENLSENKSMAASSSQQADVPYLRSDTIDHTEVAISTYYRDSSFPDLMRTLILVGNECNEGLLGRFRESCFGHFTDWRPGMKSNRALHHIVSRQIVSEDDEMCFFLCGARVRFSPTDYALVTGLNFGPTMFDATLQHDCSRVEAYRRFCGGRTMTIHALIKRVCNLDRRVDDEDGSLYLRAVLVCVAHTIVLGLDTRVQPWLWVLVDDLDAFDRFPWGAYSYKTLCHYTTEIGTGEKYHFYGPSWALYVWALERVPGFEQMVAASSGDPTAYPRCLRWNFRGKPRLHGLRDLFEGQGGVLGLNPDQHEMKSNYFISALTPGELSVRFKSPENPLARGVQFPQHTRARVVEERGDEEDVARQPRMTRSQSVRGPVRDARPHEPARHSVDPGNCETANARFTRLGFT
- the LOC131025977 gene encoding uncharacterized protein LOC131025977, producing the protein MVYGRHDQSFEMLPKYLYMLRQSNPGSLVEWKVDTDGRFKHLFVALAASASCFMFNLRSMIVVDDTHFKGKNRGILFVAVTKDGNESLFPLAYGVGPKENDESWMYFMSRIRRVYGQANPLLIVSDQHISIANAIRNELPNATHGLCYYHLQNNLKHYGKVVVELYRQAAFAYEKSEFTRAMNALKVMKRVAYDKLMGIGPEKWARSMCLMPVQRYSFMTLNAAEAFNASLLWARRLPICSMLEAIRLVIEKWFSERIRAAQQNEEPLTAEASKRVAIDVQKSRQYTAQRLSGRKYKVQTADRSFKVDLEKKKCECRAFQLDQLPCSHSIAAISETGDTIAEYVDAYYTNEFLIDSYSGEVNNLPPRHQWLIPEYIAESVVLPLIVKGQSGRPKEGRHRGGGEGNSTQADESSSIRRRKPKKCSICHEEGHSKRTCAGKATEPRK